The genomic DNA atttaaaacttaaattttataaaattaaagtaaaaataatttaattgatcaaatgaataatttaattgatcaaataaataatttaataatttaaataataataaattttcaaaataatcaataaaaccAACCTCAAAGCCCGTAAGTGGGCTGCTACTGCAAATGAATAAGAGGACTTCATGTACCCATCGGAGATTCTTTGATTTCGATTTCGActtccaaattatttatttatttcatgaCTACTACAAATAAAGTGTGTTTCAATTCATTACTAATTATTTGAATCaatttaataatcaaaacatatatatataattaattaattaatgatatttaaaGTCAAAAgtactaaatattttatctctccaATCTCAtactctctttctttcttaattaattaagtttcaaaatttaaagactataaatgtattttatattattttcttttttaactttttccttcattaattatatatatatataaatatattctcattaatcataaaatatatatattttattaataatttttaataatatatatatatatatatatatatttagttaccttatatatatatattattatttttcatcattaattttatataaatacattttatctttggttatacatttaaatattaaatacaaaatatatatatatatatatacatacacaaaataataaaattatttcaacaatcttagcggttaaaatgtttatatttaatgCTTAAGACCAATGTTTGAATcccaaaatatacaaatttaaaatttcaataatacattattgactataatatatggtgacgCAATACGAGGCATCTAAAaatgtgaggtcggaattagtgatttgtttgacgagcatttgaaagtgtgaggtcacgagttggaggtcgagtggtgggtggtttgtcaagtgtgaagtcggaattggtttgacgaacatttgaaaatatgagatcacgagatgaaagtcgagtggtgggtggtttgtcgagtgtgaggtgaGAATTAGTTGTTAGTTTGacgatcatttgaaagtgtgagttcacgagatggaggtcgggtggtgggtggtttgatAAGTGTGAGGTCAAAATTAATGGTtagtttggcgagcatttgaaagtgtgcgATCATAAGATGGTGATCGGGTGGTGGgtgtttgtcgagtgtgagaccggaattagttgttggtttgacgagcatttgaaaatgtgaggtcacgagatggaggtcgggtggttagtcgagtgtgaggtcggaattagtggttggtttgacgaatatatgaaagtgtgaggtcatgagataaAAGTCgagtggtgggtgatttgttgagtgtgaggtcggaattagttgttAGTTTAACGAGCatatgaaagtgtgaggtcccaaaatggaggtcgggtgagtggtgggtggtttgtcgagtgtgaggttagaATTAAGATTGGTGGTTAAGTTTGACGAAAGATAAGagatgtgtcatcaattgaggtcgactaaaaTTGGTGGGTGagataaaaaagatatataaaaaaatgtaagtcacaagatgatggtcaattgaggggttaagtggGGTGCCGagaggataaaatatatgttaacattaagtttaacttattttttaaaaagcaattttaaattaattagatttgaataatattaattttatctataatatctatagataaataatattttgaatatatttttatccgatGCACGGgattcaagttttttttaaatttattaatataatgataTGATGGGATTATGATGCGATAAACAAactatagataaaaaaaaattatataccaaaactatttacaaatattttactCATAGAGAATGTGTAGAAAGTGAAAGGGTGATTAGATCTCATGACtaagtataattttaaatatttatttatttttcatatttattaatagtttctctcttcatttcattaatatttttttttatcttttcaatttttattaataatttttttatattattaatttataaatatatgtttattatttaacttatttaaaataaatttagaataataataatagggaaataataaataaaataaataaataacaaaatatatattttcaaatatatatttaagagtaataaaataaatataaaaattcttaattttttaattaattatttttttctctattaatatatatatatatatatatttatttatgttaataatttatttattcatttattttaaaaatgaatcttAATATGGAAAATAAGAATTGGTAAAAAGATCTAacatgataatatataaaattttgagttcaTTAACTGAATTTATAATACatcttataagaaaataaaatatgaagaaaaaaaattagaataaaagaaaaataattaatttaaaaaaattatatttaattttttattctcttaaatatatatttatcaaatataatatatatttgaaaatatatatttgttatttattatttgatttattattttcctattaatatttaaaataaattattaataaagattaaaaaaataaaaataaattattattaaagtaaagggagagaaattattaattaatatgtaagagataaataaacatttaaaattatactttGTCATCACTAGTCACCCATCCATTTCAATTCGCTACTAGTAAAACTTTCGCTCCCTATTCTTactcatattttaaatagtgattcataaataagaaaattagtTTGTCACAAACCATCCCCACTCCTcatcacttaattcattttGTGTTGGATTTCTTAgactcaaataattaattcaaatatttacatataaaatcatattaaaataaattaaagaaaccCTTAATTAGTGTAACTGTGAGTcacacttaattaattatatattattaatgttacaTGTCATTCCATTGGCCACCTCACCACCAACAGGACCCTTTTAATTTGTTGGTTGTCATGGTGAAACTATTACAGGATATACATCACTctttttcatctttctttttccttctaaattaataaaatgtaattagcCATTAACAAAGAAAAAGTGAATATAATAGTGCATTATCAAAAGCTTATAATGAATTGCTATATATGGAGTACACTTACTCATTAAGTAGACTAATCATGAAGTACAAAATTAGTGGCATGGAAAGTCTTAAATAGTGATTAATTGTACTGCCTAACTCATTAGAGCTAAATAATTTAAGTCCACTGGCAAAGAAAAAAAGAGTAGAAATGAAAGATATGAGTGGATTAGTACTAACATGGGGATCTTCTCATGAGAGTTTGAAATCATATGCACTTCATTTGCTATGGGTTTTCACACTCTCCATGATCGTCGAAACTCTTTCCCATGCCAGACTCCTTAACAAGAACATGAATAACGTTACAGCCGGCCTCTTGCAGACCCTCATGTATGGCTTGCGGACGGGGCTGACATACCTGGTCATGCTTTCTGTCATGTCCTTCGATGGCTTCGTTCTGCTCGTGGCTGTCGCAGGTTACTCTGTCGGATTCTTCGTCTTTGGAAGCAGgttgtttgataaatattattcaGATATTAATACAAGAGCCTACCAAAGGCCTCCCACGGATATTCCTCCCCTCAATTGCTAGCTATATATCAAATTGGGGAATCAATTTCAGTACGTGTGTATGTTGTGTTAATTAGATTTTGTCTCCAACTTATAATTACTTAGTTAATTTGTAACTATAAATAAATCTCTCGATCAGTCATTAATTAGTGCCATGTTTTGAATAGTTgtgttaaaattaaaacacaattaaTATTATCCATACTATAAATCAATAGtttaattcattcaaaataacCGCAAACCTTGTTAAAAAGTTGATCAAGTTAATTAAGTACTATTGCATTTTACAAGAGTTTTTTATGCCAAATAAAATTCTGTTCAAGATTAAATGAAACGTCACTATACATGGTAGGAAAAAGGAAACCACAATTGTAGCTTGAGGCATGCAGGCTTTATATATATGGTCTTATTTCTATAGTTATAGAgatagactatatatatatatataactaatcctccatgaaacaaaattattatttgtgaaTTTTTCTTAATCGGATCAATATGTCCATTCTTTAGGCAGTCCAATGTCCTGATGATGCTCGTTGGAcatcatttctttcaaatatCGGGAATGATATTGTGTTTCTCGCAAGTTCTTCATCAAATATTGTGAGTGTAGAGTATCTGCACATGTATAgaacaatttaatatttagttgtaaattttattaagttttatcGGTTTTTAATATCTAACTAAGATTAAGagatcttatattattataattacctggtctattattataatatattgatgtTTTAGGGTTAACATCCACATTCTTGCTATAATGGAGTTGCAGGACTTGCATCACTTTTGTTGGTATTAGAACAGTGGAACAACGCCTTGTTgctacaaataattaaaaagagaaaacattaatatatatgtttgttctttttttcaaatgtaATTGTATTagaaattgaaagaaatatTCTTTATTTGGACTTATTAGAGATCTAGATCTGGGGACTATTGTTTATTAATGGTCAGTCTGGGGGCTGAAAatgacatttttataaataaaaggaCATAAATATGCAAATTTATGGACTCTAGCTATTTCTTCTTATCTACAAATTAGGCAGGCAGTTTGgactttcttttattttccatttGGACCGTATGCGTGGATATCAGTTATAATCATTactatttcaatttatatatataattaaatattaatataatttaatctttagtcaaataaattacataacaacaacaataaaaacaaatgtCATATTACCACATTAATAGAAAGATTTGTATACTTGTAATAAGTATATTCTTATAAGCCAAGCTAAATACATAATTACTCTTagcaaacaaaattaaataatttgtttttatatttcactaaaaaaaaaatatagtaactTAAATCACTTATTATCTTCTCACATAACTATAAATAATCATCCCTAAAAAATGATTCATGGATCTATTTAAAAACAAGAATTTGAAAATCAGTTAAATCAAACTTAACTATAATATTTCTCAACTAATTAATTTCTGGTTAAACTAAATTTGTCAAGGTTGGGTCTATCTGATGGAGATTTGGTAACCGAATTAAACCACACCAACTACCATAcataattcttataaaatgaaaaagaaaaaagaaccCATTATGttgtatgaaaatatataatattcagattttTAATACAATAACCAAATATTTGTgtctcatataatatttaattagtttttaggAGTTTAATATATGACTTGATTGTGGATCTCAAGTCTCAACTAATTTTTAAGGAATCCAGAGCAGCACGCTCActgtttatataattcaaataatgttAGTTAAGAACCATGATATAATTagcataatttattttgattagttaGGATTATTTGagattgtttatatattttgcatGATCCGTCTAAGTCCAAgtatataagtaaataataattatggtaaGTAATAGGGGAGAAGGATACCGGATCTTTTATTCCGGGTATGATATGGATCGGGTGTAAGACGTGGCAAGAATACACCAGTACCACCACGAGTAGAAGATCCGTTTGTTGACCCATTTCCTCCCAAAAAGTGCACCCAACAGTTGATACCAGATCCCGAGTCAAGTCGTTGAGGAGACCTCCCGGGGCAGGAAACGGGCGAGAAGCTGGGTCGGGCGCCATAAGAATTGTGTCTCTTTTTAGTTTGAATCATTGGTCGCCGTTGGTTTGACATAGCTAATTCAGTACTGTTAATATTCTCATTCTGAAGGAAAGaacatcaatcaatcaatctagAAAAATGTAATTTGATCATTCTTAAACCATGGTCAAATTACTCTTCTATAAGTAAATAATACCTTTGAAGTGTGAAGGTCTGTAATTGGGTCGACGTTTTCGTCGAGCATATAATGAGCCATTTGGCGAGTCAACTCGGCCATGAAATCGTCTTCATCAATTACATGCTCTTGATGCTGGCTATCCGATGAAATTACAGGCAAACTTGATATGGAGGATTCATTTTGCCTATTACTGGTATCCTTGAATAACTCcgaaaacataatttttttcggGTAATTGTTGCCCTCCGACGCCATATATAAGATCATACACCAAATTTGAACAACACTACTAATTAATTTGCTTGTAGCGCCTGTTGAATTATCTCTCAATCAaccacaataataataattaatattactattGTAATATTGTTGTATCATGGGAAATTAAAAGAAAgaatgaatgaatatatatagAAGAACAAAAAAGTTGGGGTTTTGAGTGGTTGGACACTTACATCTGTCCTGCTCCCCTCTCCCTGCCATTTGGTAGGAAGGGATCAACTAACctcttattatgttttttttataataaaaacaacaaCTTTATTACTACTCCATTCATTTTTATTCTTTCTAAACTACTACCTAGTTAGGATTACTATATATACtccattaataataataatacatatgcTTCAATTGAAAGTAATTAAGGTATAAGTTATTCATCATGAACTTCCAATTTTACCTTTTTCTTTATTAGAGAAATCTGAATTTTGAAACTCTATAAATAATCCAAGGTTAGTGTAATAGTAAATAAAAGACATGTCCCATTATCattgtaattaaaattgatttaagaCAAAACTATATTGTTGGTTAACCATCTCCACCAGTGGACATATGGCTAATTaagaatgttttttaaaatgtccggccAACCTATAACAACCAAATtagaaaattgatttatttattatatattcctatatttttttatcagattaaataatatataacaatttctATATATGAAAAAAGGTATTTTTGTAAaacaagagaaaaaaaaaagagagtataTAATCTGtacacaattaattaatatattttgtgatgATTTAAAAccgataattaatttatgttttaattgagGTAAAtggtaattaataaatttttgtatatatatatcgatACCTTCGATGATTTCGAAGTTGGCAACCAATTAATGTCCCATTTTCCATGCAATTTAAATAAGCTACTTACTCTGCGTGATTCTTCCCACTGTTCGAAATCTCATAAATactattcttttaattaaagatCTATAACATTTGGTTTCTTTCATTAATTTCAGGTCTTGTTGGGACTtgggtttatttgaataattacattagtttattcaaataatatatatttttttataaaaaaataatagaagtgattttttttggtaaaataatttatatgaaaacttatttagaaataaggagaaattattttaataatttagtaatataATTGATGGATAGGAGATAGAATGACAAGGTTGTATCtatctttattaatatatatatatatattttgt from Impatiens glandulifera chromosome 9, dImpGla2.1, whole genome shotgun sequence includes the following:
- the LOC124916285 gene encoding copper transporter 2-like — protein: MKDMSGLVLTWGSSHESLKSYALHLLWVFTLSMIVETLSHARLLNKNMNNVTAGLLQTLMYGLRTGLTYLVMLSVMSFDGFVLLVAVAGYSVGFFVFGSRLFDKYYSDINTRAYQRPPTDIPPLNC